A genome region from Chengkuizengella sp. SCS-71B includes the following:
- the steA gene encoding putative cytokinetic ring protein SteA, with product MKLWNQLNKKDFQDFFPLQGTVQVDKITKHLLMTIKPKQIAVIKHQNIDEIAARDIVRSKVKVVINADETMTGSYPTKGPLILLNAGIPILEIAKDFFKLFSNGQMVKIHSSHIYVGKNQIPFVMFTEDKYKHLIKISYKKLPVNLNSFIDNTLQYAQKEKDFVVQSLEIPKLKTILTNKPVVIVVRGKDYRNDLLAIKDFVEDINPVLIGVDGGADALLEHGYHPHLVIGDMDSISNHALLAGSELIVHAYPNGDAPGLKRIQSLGLEAKKISAAGTSEDIAMLLAYEKKAEMIITLGAHSHMIDFLEKGRKGMASTLLVRMKIGDKLIDAKGVSKLYQRKVKFRSMWPLPLAALFPILIMAYVHPGFRDIVHMLWVYIKLSVF from the coding sequence GTGAAATTATGGAATCAACTAAACAAGAAGGATTTCCAGGACTTCTTCCCTTTACAAGGAACTGTACAAGTGGATAAAATTACCAAACACTTACTCATGACCATTAAACCAAAACAAATCGCAGTCATTAAACATCAAAATATTGATGAAATTGCAGCAAGAGATATAGTTCGAAGTAAAGTGAAAGTAGTCATTAACGCAGACGAAACAATGACAGGAAGTTATCCAACAAAAGGACCTCTTATTTTGTTAAATGCCGGTATTCCCATATTAGAAATTGCAAAAGATTTTTTTAAGTTGTTTTCAAATGGTCAAATGGTTAAAATTCATTCATCCCATATTTATGTTGGGAAAAATCAAATTCCTTTTGTAATGTTTACTGAAGACAAGTATAAACACTTAATTAAAATCAGTTATAAAAAATTACCTGTTAATTTAAATAGTTTTATTGACAACACATTACAATATGCTCAAAAAGAGAAGGATTTTGTAGTTCAATCGTTAGAAATTCCAAAGTTGAAAACAATATTAACTAATAAGCCTGTAGTCATTGTAGTAAGAGGAAAGGACTATAGAAATGATCTTCTTGCAATTAAAGATTTTGTAGAGGATATCAATCCGGTATTAATTGGAGTTGACGGTGGTGCTGATGCTTTGTTGGAGCATGGTTATCACCCTCATCTTGTCATTGGTGATATGGATAGCATTTCAAATCATGCTCTTTTAGCTGGGTCTGAACTCATCGTTCATGCTTATCCTAATGGGGACGCTCCTGGCCTTAAAAGGATTCAATCTCTAGGATTAGAAGCAAAAAAGATCTCAGCAGCTGGAACTAGTGAAGATATAGCCATGTTGTTAGCTTATGAGAAAAAGGCTGAGATGATTATTACATTGGGTGCACATTCACACATGATTGATTTTTTAGAAAAAGGTAGAAAAGGAATGGCCAGTACTTTGCTTGTCAGAATGAAAATTGGTGACAAATTAATTGATGCAAAGGGTGTAAGCAAATTATATCAACGAAAAGTAAAGTTCCGAAGTATGTGGCCCCTTCCATTAGCAGCACTTTTCCCTATATTAATTATGGCCTATGTTCATCCTGGATTCAGGGACATTGTTCATATGCTCTGGGTTTATATTAAACTTTCTGTTTTCTAG
- a CDS encoding CsxC family protein — protein sequence MGVKVTPILCDCTSQTQSLCPDKIKVDVVVGELSLQIDLEADIELDTPAIDIKDIDKKVFLEQCEFISVNNSSSNCDCGIVNGKVFLGGFVRKNIRYSAADCANDDGVCGEIRHCTVNVPFNCVVPVEDSNVSSSHVEKGTMDFHGRKLKEFNQSISEPYNEPVKCCIDQVTFKEKDLFRNQVPLSYGPKTEKSFCVIREKMVILVDLTLIQKRKVESCLIISSSSKC from the coding sequence ATGGGTGTAAAAGTAACCCCAATATTATGTGATTGTACTTCTCAAACTCAATCTTTATGCCCTGATAAAATAAAGGTGGATGTCGTTGTAGGAGAATTAAGTCTGCAGATCGATTTAGAAGCGGATATAGAGCTTGATACACCTGCAATTGATATAAAGGATATTGATAAGAAAGTTTTTCTTGAACAGTGTGAATTTATCTCAGTAAATAATAGTTCGTCAAATTGCGATTGTGGCATAGTGAATGGAAAAGTCTTTCTAGGTGGATTTGTAAGAAAAAATATTAGGTATTCTGCTGCAGACTGTGCAAATGATGATGGAGTTTGTGGTGAGATTAGGCATTGTACGGTAAATGTTCCCTTTAATTGTGTAGTTCCAGTTGAGGATTCAAATGTTAGTAGTTCTCATGTAGAAAAAGGCACCATGGATTTTCATGGTCGTAAGTTAAAAGAGTTTAATCAAAGCATTTCTGAGCCTTATAATGAACCTGTTAAATGTTGTATAGATCAAGTTACATTTAAAGAAAAGGATTTGTTCAGAAATCAGGTACCATTATCCTATGGTCCTAAAACAGAAAAATCATTTTGTGTCATTAGGGAAAAAATGGTTATCCTGGTGGATTTAACTTTAATTCAAAAACGAAAAGTAGAATCATGTTTAATTATTTCTTCAAGCTCAAAATGTTAG
- a CDS encoding copper transporter — protein sequence MVSSRYYIITIISIFLALGIGILIGSTLGQQWIHHTEESIAERFMEKYESQLSINQELRKQVGSLQLLNQKTIPIFQHKKMMWISSEDVNKDMLAFAIQSVGGEWLEAPMRETPDLIMVSEGQFELMTNQMKDWKTLNEQSNPIIIQVSSNVLPFDEPQEIVNFVMYIKKIMEEETHATLGVYNYPSLE from the coding sequence TTGGTTTCTAGTCGATATTATATTATTACGATCATTTCCATATTCCTTGCACTAGGAATTGGAATATTGATTGGCAGTACATTAGGTCAACAATGGATTCATCATACTGAGGAAAGCATAGCTGAGAGATTTATGGAGAAGTATGAATCGCAGTTATCAATCAATCAAGAACTCCGAAAACAAGTTGGTTCGTTACAACTATTGAATCAAAAAACGATACCCATTTTTCAACATAAAAAAATGATGTGGATAAGTTCTGAAGATGTGAATAAAGACATGCTGGCTTTTGCAATTCAATCTGTGGGTGGGGAATGGCTTGAGGCACCTATGAGGGAAACACCAGATCTTATTATGGTATCAGAAGGACAGTTTGAATTAATGACAAATCAAATGAAAGACTGGAAAACATTAAATGAACAATCAAACCCAATCATCATTCAAGTTAGTTCAAATGTATTACCTTTTGATGAACCTCAAGAAATTGTTAATTTTGTAATGTATATTAAAAAAATAATGGAGGAAGAAACACATGCAACCCTCGGTGTCTATAATTATCCCAGCTTGGAATGA
- a CDS encoding glycosyltransferase family 2 protein: MQPSVSIIIPAWNEGNNIIETLHSLHDLRNLEGKEKWNEIIVVDDGSEDDTYGKAKKWADLVIRHSENMGKGTSLETGWKKAKNEIIVFLDADLGQTAYLTSKLVAPIIESEMDMIIARFPKSNKKAGFGFVKKLAVNGIYWLSGYETTAPLSGQRAMRKSVLESISLSDGFGIEVGLTIDAVKKGFQLCEVDIAYKHRETGRDWAGFKHRGKQFISVSRTLYHKWRDPVC, translated from the coding sequence ATGCAACCCTCGGTGTCTATAATTATCCCAGCTTGGAATGAAGGGAATAATATAATTGAAACATTACATTCATTGCATGATTTAAGAAATTTAGAAGGTAAAGAAAAATGGAACGAAATCATCGTTGTTGATGATGGAAGTGAAGATGATACATATGGTAAGGCTAAAAAATGGGCAGATCTAGTCATAAGGCATTCTGAAAATATGGGAAAGGGGACTTCATTAGAGACGGGTTGGAAAAAAGCCAAAAATGAGATTATTGTGTTTCTAGATGCTGATTTAGGGCAAACAGCATATTTGACTTCTAAGTTAGTAGCTCCTATCATTGAGTCAGAAATGGATATGATAATTGCACGTTTTCCAAAATCAAATAAAAAAGCTGGGTTTGGATTTGTTAAAAAGCTAGCTGTAAATGGTATATATTGGTTAAGTGGTTATGAAACTACAGCACCTTTGTCAGGTCAAAGAGCGATGAGAAAGAGTGTATTGGAGTCGATATCTTTGTCAGATGGTTTTGGGATAGAAGTAGGTTTAACGATAGATGCAGTCAAGAAAGGTTTTCAATTATGTGAAGTTGATATTGCTTATAAACATCGAGAAACTGGAAGAGATTGGGCAGGTTTTAAACATAGAGGTAAACAATTTATTTCTGTCTCAAGGACTTTGTATCATAAATGGCGTGATCCAGTATGTTAA
- the spo0A gene encoding sporulation transcription factor Spo0A, which translates to MQQKIQVLLADDNREFTNLLSEYISEQEDMEVMGVAFHGEEVIDLIEQGKTPDVLIVDIIMPHLDGLGVLEKLRELNISPQPKIIMLTAFGQENITQKAVQLGASYYILKPFDFDVLSNRIRQLVNHSSVVSSRSSQPPSSKQNIVPIAKTKNLDANITSIIHEIGVPAHIKGYQYLREAITMVYKNIEILGSITKTLYPAIAEKYKTTPSRVERAIRHAIEVAWTRGNIDSISLLFGYTVNISKSKPTNSEFIAMVADKLRIEHKVS; encoded by the coding sequence GTGCAACAAAAAATTCAAGTTTTATTAGCAGATGACAACAGAGAATTTACAAATTTACTTTCAGAATATATATCTGAACAGGAAGATATGGAAGTGATGGGGGTTGCGTTTCATGGTGAAGAAGTTATCGACTTAATTGAACAAGGAAAAACACCAGATGTTCTTATCGTTGATATCATAATGCCTCATTTAGACGGTTTAGGGGTATTGGAGAAACTTCGAGAATTAAATATATCACCTCAACCAAAAATCATAATGCTGACCGCTTTTGGGCAAGAGAATATTACACAAAAAGCAGTACAACTTGGTGCCTCTTACTACATATTAAAGCCATTTGACTTTGATGTTTTATCAAATCGAATTCGACAATTAGTCAATCATTCATCTGTTGTTTCATCACGAAGTTCACAACCGCCTTCTTCAAAACAAAATATTGTTCCTATAGCAAAAACGAAAAATCTGGATGCCAATATTACTTCAATTATTCATGAAATTGGTGTACCAGCTCACATTAAAGGGTATCAATATTTACGTGAAGCAATCACAATGGTTTATAAAAATATAGAAATATTAGGTTCAATAACTAAAACATTATACCCGGCTATAGCTGAAAAATATAAAACAACACCAAGCCGTGTAGAACGTGCTATAAGACACGCAATTGAAGTAGCATGGACAAGAGGCAACATCGACTCCATAAGCCTCCTATTCGGTTACACAGTGAATATCAGCAAGTCTAAACCTACGAATAGTGAGTTTATCGCTATGGTAGCGGATAAGTTGAGGATTGAACATAAAGTTTCTTGA
- the spoIVB gene encoding SpoIVB peptidase has protein sequence MFVKRLIGLLLVFFICIFGLSSPFQSYASFPTELRLFSGQGKKLDFTMPVHAQLTVKDPSVLKVNGQSKPSFQLDLNEPISIQSNEIGHTEMQLKLFGKIPFKKVSVNIMPDLKVIPGGQTIGVKLKSDGVLVVGHHLVSASEDNKISPGEKAKVKLGDLITEINQQKITKVSKVSDFVNDAGKKGQAINLTLLRNGKELNVKLKPVFDIEDNKYRLGLYIRDSAAGVGTLTFYSSDLKKYGALGHTITDMDTNTPIKVGEGEIVHSKVTSISKSKNGIPGEKRAILSNQGKVLGDITKNTPFGIFGNMGELPDHGKIKKALPVAFAEEIKKGPAQILTVVDGQKVEAFNIEIKHIAEQNAPATKGMIIKVTDPRLIEKTGGIVQGMSGSPIIQDGKIVGAVTHVFVNDPTSGYGCFIEWMLKDADIMENINKNKEDSAA, from the coding sequence TTGTTCGTAAAAAGATTGATTGGACTTCTGCTCGTTTTCTTCATTTGTATCTTTGGTTTATCTTCTCCATTTCAAAGTTATGCATCATTTCCAACTGAGTTAAGGTTATTTTCAGGTCAAGGAAAAAAGTTGGATTTTACGATGCCTGTTCATGCTCAGCTCACTGTTAAAGATCCGAGTGTTTTAAAAGTTAATGGGCAGTCCAAACCATCTTTTCAGTTGGATTTAAATGAACCCATTTCCATACAGTCAAATGAGATTGGGCACACTGAAATGCAGTTGAAATTATTTGGAAAGATTCCTTTTAAAAAAGTTAGTGTAAACATAATGCCTGATTTAAAAGTTATTCCAGGTGGTCAAACAATCGGGGTAAAATTAAAATCTGATGGTGTTTTAGTTGTAGGACATCACCTTGTATCAGCATCTGAGGATAATAAAATTTCGCCAGGAGAAAAAGCAAAGGTAAAATTAGGGGATTTAATAACTGAAATCAATCAACAAAAAATTACTAAAGTTAGTAAAGTATCTGATTTTGTAAATGATGCTGGAAAAAAAGGACAAGCAATAAACTTAACCTTGCTAAGAAATGGAAAAGAGCTTAATGTAAAGTTAAAACCGGTATTTGATATAGAAGATAATAAATATCGATTAGGACTATACATTAGAGATTCGGCTGCAGGAGTAGGTACACTTACATTTTATTCTTCAGACTTAAAAAAATATGGAGCATTAGGACATACGATTACAGATATGGATACAAATACTCCAATCAAAGTCGGTGAGGGTGAAATAGTTCACTCAAAAGTTACGTCGATTTCTAAAAGTAAAAACGGTATACCAGGTGAAAAAAGAGCCATATTATCAAATCAAGGTAAAGTATTAGGAGATATTACTAAAAACACACCATTTGGTATCTTTGGGAATATGGGCGAGTTGCCTGATCACGGTAAGATTAAAAAAGCATTGCCTGTAGCATTTGCTGAAGAAATAAAAAAAGGACCTGCTCAAATTTTAACTGTTGTAGATGGTCAAAAAGTTGAAGCATTTAATATTGAAATTAAACATATTGCTGAACAAAATGCACCAGCTACAAAAGGAATGATCATTAAAGTTACCGATCCACGTTTAATTGAAAAAACAGGGGGGATTGTACAAGGGATGAGTGGCAGTCCAATTATTCAAGATGGGAAAATTGTAGGTGCTGTAACCCACGTTTTTGTAAATGATCCAACCTCTGGGTATGGTTGTTTTATTGAGTGGATGTTAAAAGATGCAGACATTATGGAAAATATAAATAAAAATAAAGAGGACTCTGCTGCTTAA